The genomic interval TCGCGCCTGTGCCTTTGAATGTCGATGTGAAAGCTCTGCCGGAATCGGAAAAAAAGGCCCTCGCCTTGATTATCCAGGCCGCACAGATCATGGATGGCCTTTACCTGCGGCAGGTCTGGGCCGGCAATGAAGCGAGGCTCTTGGACCTGCTTCAGGATCAAAGTGAACTCGGCCGTGCGCGGGTCCGCATGTTCGCGCTTTATAAAGGCCCCTGGATCCGTCTGGAAGAAAATCGGCCCTTCCTGCCCGCCGTTCCTGAAAAGCCGAAAGAGGCCAACTTCTATCCCGCTGGGACCAGCAAGCAGGATATTGAAAACTGGATCAAGGGTTTGAATCCAGCTGACAAGGAAGCCGCACAGGGCTTCTTCACCGTCGTTCGAAGGGATGCCCAGGGTAAATTCGCGAGCGTCGGCTATCACATCGAATATCAAAAGGAACTGGCGCTGGCGGCGGATTATCTTTTGAAAGCGGCTGCCGTCACAACGCAGCCGACGCTGAAAGAATTTCTGACTCTGCGGGCCAAAGCCTTTCAGACCAATGATTACTATGACAGCGAAGTGGCCTGGATGAAGCTCGATGCCAGCGTCGAACCCACCATCGGGCCTTACGAGGTTTATGAAGATGAGTGGTTCAATGCGAAGGCAGCGTTTGAAGCCTTCGTGACCATTCGCGATGAAGCGGAAACGGCCAAGCTCGCGAAGTATGAAAGAGAGCTGCAGGATCTGGAAAACAAACTCCCGATTGATCCCAAGTATAGAAACCCCAAGCTCGGCGCCCTGGCTCCGATCAAGGTCGTGAATTCGATCTATAGCTCAGGCGATGCGAGTCACGGCGTGCAGACGGCCGCTTTCAATCTGCCGAATGATGTCCGCGTATCCAAGGCGATGGGCACCAAGCGGACGATGCTGAAGAATATTCAGGAAGCCAAGTTTCAAAAAATCCTGATCCCGATCACCAAGGTCGTCCTTTCCCCCGCGGATCAGAAAGCGGTGACCTTCGATGCCTTCTTCACGCATATACTGATGCATGAAGTGATGCACGGACTCGGGCCGCACAATGTTCACGAATCGAAGGACAATACTTCGGTCAGGACAGCGCTGCAGGACAGTTATTCAGCCATAGAAGAAGCGAAGGCTGATATCTCGGGACTCTGGGCCATGCAGCAGCTGATTGATAAAGGCGTGATGGATAGAAAATACGAATCCTCGATGTACATCACCTTCCTCGCGTCCGCTTTCCGCTCCATTCGCTTTGGTTTGAATGAAGCGCACGGCAAGGGCATCGCTTTGCAGCTCAATACGCTTTTGGATGCGGGCGCCTTCACCGTGGATAAGAAGGGTCTTTTCTCGGTGAACAACGCCCGCATCAAGGAAGCGGTCAGCAAACTCACGGGCGAGCTGATGGAACTGCAGGCCCGCGGGGACTATGCGAAAGCCCAGGAGATGCTGAAGCGCCTGGGCGTCGTGCGGCCTGAAGTCAAAGCCGCGCTGGATCGTTTGAAGGGAACTCCGGTGGACATTGCCCCGCAATTCGTCACCGCGTCCCAGTTGATACAGCAGTACGGTCAGTAGGAGCCAACTGGAAATCAACGTTCCGAATCACGCCTTGATAGCTGAAGGGTGATTCATAGCGTTCGGAAACAGGCCCCCCGGAATCCTCGCCGACATCGAAGGTATCGTACTGGGAGTAAACAGCTGGTGTGGTCTGCGGGATATCGCGCTCACCCAATGGTTGTAGGTGGTTCGCGAACCGAGTTCATTCATATGTTCCAGGTTCTCCTCGAAATTCTCCGGCAGCGCATTGAAAATGCGGGCTTCATTGTAGCTGCCTTCCAGCCCGCCTTCCCCGCTGGCCCCGTTGTCCGAGGTAATGATGATGATGGTGTTATCCATCCTGCCGCTTTTTTCCAGAGCGGCCAGCAGCCTGCCGAATTCCTGATCGGTGTGATCAAGATAACCGGCGAAGGTCTCCTGCATCCTGCTGTAAAGGCGCTTTTCATCGGCATTCAGCTCATCCCAGGCTTTGATATCCTTGGGTCTCGGCGCGAGCTGGGTATCCTGGGGCACGATGCCGGCGAGCTTCTGACGAGCCAGCTCCTCTTCCCGCACGCGATCCCAGCCCTGATCAAAACGGCCCTTATACTTATCAATG from Oligoflexus sp. carries:
- a CDS encoding dipeptidyl-peptidase 3 family protein; protein product: MKWASKISVGLLALGLQAQGEAASAALPNLQELKKMEAAFAPVPLNVDVKALPESEKKALALIIQAAQIMDGLYLRQVWAGNEARLLDLLQDQSELGRARVRMFALYKGPWIRLEENRPFLPAVPEKPKEANFYPAGTSKQDIENWIKGLNPADKEAAQGFFTVVRRDAQGKFASVGYHIEYQKELALAADYLLKAAAVTTQPTLKEFLTLRAKAFQTNDYYDSEVAWMKLDASVEPTIGPYEVYEDEWFNAKAAFEAFVTIRDEAETAKLAKYERELQDLENKLPIDPKYRNPKLGALAPIKVVNSIYSSGDASHGVQTAAFNLPNDVRVSKAMGTKRTMLKNIQEAKFQKILIPITKVVLSPADQKAVTFDAFFTHILMHEVMHGLGPHNVHESKDNTSVRTALQDSYSAIEEAKADISGLWAMQQLIDKGVMDRKYESSMYITFLASAFRSIRFGLNEAHGKGIALQLNTLLDAGAFTVDKKGLFSVNNARIKEAVSKLTGELMELQARGDYAKAQEMLKRLGVVRPEVKAALDRLKGTPVDIAPQFVTASQLIQQYGQ